AAGCATAGAATAATTTTATAATTAGAATAATAATGAAAATATAATAATAAAAAATTCAATAAAACAATGAAATAAAAACAATAATAATTATCATTGCTAAAAATGAACAAATAAAAATTTATTCCTAGCTTATTCTTTGTAATTGTAATATAAAAATAAACAGTTTCCTTTTTTATTTTTGTTTATCTTAAGAATCCATTATAATTATTCTATAAAATCAATAGCTGATCTTTGTTAAAGAATAAAAGACCAGTTATTTGAGCCATTCATTACTATTTGAACCAAAATAGTTATGTTCATTATATTTATTGATTATTTATATATTAAAAATAAAAAATTTAATGTTGATCAATGATAACTAAATCTTCAGGAGAATTATTCAAGTCTTTAATAGTAATAACAATAATTTTGTTATTAGAAAATCTGCTATATTTTATAGCACAACTATATTGTTATTATTATCTGGTTCACTGAATCTTGTAAAAAAACCATTATAGATTGAAATAAGAAAATGGAGGATTATAGAATGAATGAAAAAACATTAATAAAAAATGATTACAAAAAATATTATGGAAAAATGATTGATGTTTATTATAGTAAAGATATTTGTAAACATGTAGGTAATTGTATTAAAGGAGATCCTAATATATTCACAGTGAACCGTCGACCCTGGATCATTCCTGATAATGCAATGCCTGATAAGGTAGAAAGAGTGGTGAATACATGTCCAACTGGAGCTTTAAAATTTATTAGGAGAGAAGATGAAAATAAAAATGAAAATTGAAGAAGAAAATTTACGTTTTGTACTATTAGATGGTGAAAAAGAAGCTGGAGAAATGTCGTGGTCAGAAGCAGGAGATGAATTGATGATCATCGACCATACTTTTGTTGATGATGCTTACAGGGGGAAAGGCTATGCTGAAGATTTAATTTATTGTGGCGTAAAAAAAGCTCGTGAGGAAAATAAGAAAATATTGCCACTTTGTCCTTTTGCTAGCAAGGAATTTCAAAATAAATCTCAGTATTCAGACGTATTGGCAAAAATGGATTAAATTCATACTGGCTCTTTGGCTGTGATTATGATTTTGATAAGAGAGCAAGTTGAGATTAAGTTATGGAGTACTCAATTTTAATTGGGTACTTTTTTTATAGTCCTGTATAGGGAATACTAAATGATACTCTGTTTCTGTTCAGTTTGATTAGAAGCATAATATAAGCCTAGAAAAAAACCGATAAATTGTAGGTTCCCGTATAAGAAATTGATTTCTTATTGAATTATTTTATTTTTATCATTATCCATCTAGATAAAATATCGATAAATTTTTTGCTATTAACTATTATGAATAGTTGATATTCATAAAATTTTAATCAAATAGAAGTCTCATTTGTATAATGTGAACAATTGATTTAAAATTCATTATTTACATACAAATAAATGCTAAAAAATTAGACTACTTGCTATTCATGGTTATTTTTCATATACTATTGATCTGGGTTGAATATGGGAAATATTTAATAAAAAGGGAAAAAATTATTCATGATCTGCTTTTCACTTTAATTTTTAAAACGAAAAATTAATGATAAAAATCAACGTAGGTTAGAATATTTAGATGGTTATATGGAAAAATAGAATCTTGAAAATCTCTCTATAGGAAAGAATATGAAGGACGTACATTCGATGAATTTTTTGTAAAATGATAAAAAATGGTTGGCTTACAAATATTTAATATGTACCTTTTGAGAAAGGTTTATTGATCGTTCATCTGTGAAATCAACACAAATAAGCTGATTTTTAACTATAGTTCTATGAGAATTCTTATCGTATACTTTAATAGTATTGAAAGCGTGAACAGTTAGTGAGTTTAAATGTTACCATAAGAAAGGAAAATGAATTATGAATTTAAAGAAAATTCGTCTTGCTGTTGGAATTCTAAGTATGAATCTGTTATTGATGTCTGGTTCAACAGTCGGCGCGGCAATTGCAGCAATTGCAAAATCTTTTCCCAAAGAATCAATTTCTAAGGTTCAAATGGTGAGTTCGATTTCTCAGTTGGGACAGTTAGTTGCAACTTTGTTGTTTACTTGGTTAACTCATAAATTAACTAGAAAGAATATTGGAATATTAGCTGTACTTATTGTAGCAGCTAGTGGCTTATTGCCAGCCTTTTATCATAGCAGTTTAAATATTATTTTAGCTTGTATGGTTACCCTAGGTTTTGGAGTAGGATTGATTAGTAATGTCAGCCCAGTTCTTTTACAAGAACATTTTGAAGGTGAAGATCGTGCAGCTGTCATGGGATGGGCGGTTGGTTTTAATACAATCGGTATGATAGGAATCACATTGATTGGTGGTATCCTAGGAAGTGTTCACTGGGAAAATCTATTCTTTGTATACGTCATTGCTTTGCTTGTATTTTTGGCTTTCTTTTTTATGGTACCTCAAGATGTTCGTATAAAAAATACGGATGAAGAGAATAAAGCATCTACCAGCTTTTTGCAAACAATCAAAGGATTAAGTAAATATGTTTATATTATGTTAGTTATTACTTTTATTACTTCGCTCGCTGTCATGATTTTCATGTCAAATCAATCGATATTATTGGCAAGTAAAGGATATGGAACAGCCTATACAGCATCTGTTACAGCTATTGGAAATATCGGTGGTATCTTGGCTGCTTTTGGTTTGAAATACATTCGAAAAATAACAAAAACGAATACAATGGCTTGGGGATTCATCGCTTTTGTTCTATCTTATGTATGCATTGTTTTCTTTGCAAATTTCCCTATGCACATTCTTGGTAATATGTTCTCAGGAATTGGGATTGTAATGGTAAATGCAACTATTCCGTTTGAATTATCTATTTTAGCTGATAAAAAAATAATTTCCGCTAGCTATTGCAATGAATACATTTATGTCCTCTGTGGCAGGTATGATTGCACCAATGATTTTAGCAGCCATTAACATTGCTCCAGGTTCATCTTCTTATATAGCAGGTATTATTCTTTGCCTAGCAACGGCAGTTCTATTATTTATCAGTCGACTAGGATCAAGAATTGAAAAGCAACATCAAGCAGCAATGGCTCAAACAGAATAGAAGAAAAGTTATCTACATAGACAATAAACATTCATACATAAAAAAATGGTTTACCTGAAATACATGTTTACATTTCAGGTAAATCTTTTTTTATGTATGTATAAAAGAATAAGATAACGTAGTTTCATATTCATTGGTTATTTTATATTTTCACTAAATAAAACTATAAAAGGATTGCTCGTCATCGATAATTGATAATCAATTTAAAATAGTTTGTTTTTTTGTGATAAACTGGTGGTAGAGTATCATGAAAATAAAAATTTTGCGAACAAGAATTTAGTGTTCAATTTTTGCAGCCATAATAGTTATATTTTGTAAAATATGTTTTAAAACGAACGAAACAGAAAATAAAAACTTTTAGGAAAAAACGAATTATTTTTTGATAAAAAGATAAGATAAATATCTTCATTTTTAAATTTAATGAAATGTTTTAGAGGAGAAAAGAATGAATTATATTATTGGAATAGATATTGGAACAACAAGTACTAAGGCTGTATTATATAACGAAAAAGGTAGGGTAATTGAATCCACGCATGTTGGTTATCCATTATATCAGGAAACAGAAGACATGGCAGAACAAGATGTGGAGGAAGTATTTGAAGCTGTAATTCACACGTTAAAACATATCATAAGACAATCTAAAATTGAAGTTTCAAAAATTTCTGGTGTTTCATTTTCTGCAGCAATGCATAGTCTTATTTTGGTAGATGAAAAGGTAAAACCATTGACTCGTTTAATTACTTGGGCTGACAATCGTGCAGCTAAATACAGTGAGCGGTTAAAAGAAAATAAACAAGGAAAAAAGTTATATGAAAAAACTGGAACACCCATTCATCCTATGACACCTCTTTCCAAATTGATCTGGTTACGTAATGAGGAAGCAGAGATTTTTAAACAAGCCAGTTATTTTATTGGTATTAAGGAATATATTTTTTATCGATTATTTGGTGAGCTGAAGATAGATCAATCGATTGCCTCAGCAACTGGGTTATATAATATTTTTACTCATACATGGGAACCAGAAGCTTTAAAGCTTGCTGGAATTACTGTTGATCAATTGTCTGAGATAGTGTCAACAAGCTATCAATTTTGCGACTTAAATCAATCCTATGCTGATATGATTGGTTTGCCTAAGGAAACTATTTTCATTATTGGTGCCAGCGATGGTGTTTTATCTAATTTAGGTGTTAATGCGATGGAAAAAGATGTTTTAGCTGTGACGATTGGAACAAGTGCAGCGGTTCGAACAGTGATAAAGGAACCAATTATTGATACTAAAAAACGATTATTCTGCTATGTTTTAGATGAGGAATATTATGTGTTAGGTGGTCCAGTCAATAATGGTGGTATTATATTAGAATGGATTCGTGATCAATTATTCACTTCAGAAAAAGAAACCGCAAAACAACTGGGCATTGACAGTTATGATTTATTGACACAAATTGCTGAAAGAATTCCTGCTGGATCTGATGGGTTACTATTTTTACCTTATCTAGGTGGTGAACGAGCACCTATTTGGGATGCTAATGCTCGAGGAACCTATTTTGGATTAAATCATTATCATACACGTGCACACATGTTACGTTCTGTGCTTGAAGGGATTATTTTTAATTTGTATCTAGTCTTAATAGCTTTAGAAGAAGTCATTCCATCAGTAAAATCAATACAGGCAACGGGTGGATTTGCTCGTTCGGAATTATGGTGTCAAATGCTTGCTGATATTTTTGAGAAAAAAGTAAATATTCCTAAAAGTTTTGAGAGTTCATGTCTAGGTGCAGCAATCTTAGGTCTAAGATCTTTGAAAATTATTGATGATTTAAAAGAGGTTGAAAAAATGATAGGTGTAACTCATGACTATTTACCCCAAAAAGATACATTTAATGCTTATCAATCTTTACTGCCTATTTTTATGCGATTAACTCACCAATTACAGGAAGAATATAGAGAAATTGCTGAATATCAAAGAAATAGTCGTAATGAATAGCTGATTTTTAAATTAATTTTTGAATT
The genomic region above belongs to Melissococcus plutonius ATCC 35311 and contains:
- a CDS encoding (4Fe-4S)-binding protein, encoding MNEKTLIKNDYKKYYGKMIDVYYSKDICKHVGNCIKGDPNIFTVNRRPWIIPDNAMPDKVERVVNTCPTGALKFIRREDENKNEN
- a CDS encoding GNAT family N-acetyltransferase produces the protein MKIEEENLRFVLLDGEKEAGEMSWSEAGDELMIIDHTFVDDAYRGKGYAEDLIYCGVKKAREENKKILPLCPFASKEFQNKSQYSDVLAKMD
- a CDS encoding MFS transporter, with the protein product MNLKKIRLAVGILSMNLLLMSGSTVGAAIAAIAKSFPKESISKVQMVSSISQLGQLVATLLFTWLTHKLTRKNIGILAVLIVAASGLLPAFYHSSLNIILACMVTLGFGVGLISNVSPVLLQEHFEGEDRAAVMGWAVGFNTIGMIGITLIGGILGSVHWENLFFVYVIALLVFLAFFFMVPQDVRIKNTDEENKASTSFLQTIKGLSKYVYIMLVITFITSLAVMIFMSNQSILLASKGYGTAYTASVTAIGNIGGILAAFGLKYIRKITKTNTMAWGFIAFVLSYVCIVFFANFPMHILGNMFSGIGIVMVNATIPFELSILADKKIISASYCNEYIYVLCGRYDCTNDFSSH
- the gntK gene encoding gluconokinase; its protein translation is MNYIIGIDIGTTSTKAVLYNEKGRVIESTHVGYPLYQETEDMAEQDVEEVFEAVIHTLKHIIRQSKIEVSKISGVSFSAAMHSLILVDEKVKPLTRLITWADNRAAKYSERLKENKQGKKLYEKTGTPIHPMTPLSKLIWLRNEEAEIFKQASYFIGIKEYIFYRLFGELKIDQSIASATGLYNIFTHTWEPEALKLAGITVDQLSEIVSTSYQFCDLNQSYADMIGLPKETIFIIGASDGVLSNLGVNAMEKDVLAVTIGTSAAVRTVIKEPIIDTKKRLFCYVLDEEYYVLGGPVNNGGIILEWIRDQLFTSEKETAKQLGIDSYDLLTQIAERIPAGSDGLLFLPYLGGERAPIWDANARGTYFGLNHYHTRAHMLRSVLEGIIFNLYLVLIALEEVIPSVKSIQATGGFARSELWCQMLADIFEKKVNIPKSFESSCLGAAILGLRSLKIIDDLKEVEKMIGVTHDYLPQKDTFNAYQSLLPIFMRLTHQLQEEYREIAEYQRNSRNE